The following is a genomic window from Ethanoligenens harbinense YUAN-3.
GCGCGCCGCCCGGACAAACGCAGGCTTTAGCAAGCCGGTCACGTACACGATCGTACTCCAGCACCATATAAGAACGTTCGATTGACTCCATGTTCTCCCATCCAGTTGCGGCTCGAAGCCGCGGGTTATCCATATTCCAACAGGCGGAAAGGCTTTTCATCGCAGGCAGGCTCGCCCTGTTCCGCCCAAATTCAGTGCACAAGCAGCATTAGTATACCATGTTTGGAGAAAAAATTCGACGGGAAATTTGTAAAATGTGGAACAACGGTTGCCCCGCGCCTGATTTCACCCCGGTTTTACATTGAACATCCTGCCGCAATCTGGTATAATACATACGGTCTGTTCACCTGTCATGCAACCGCATGAAACGATCGTGCGGGCGCTTCGCCGCCCGTAGACTATATAATAGGAAAGAGGTCTTCGTCTTGCCTTCCAAAGTCGTAGTTGGCGCCCAGTGGGGCGACGAGGGAAAAGGAAAAATCATCGACATCCTCGCATCGCGCGCCGATGTGGTGGTGCGTTCGCAGGGGGGCAACAACGCCGGCCATACCGTCAAAAGCGGCGGAGAGGTGTACAAGCTGCACCTCATCCCCTCCGGCATCCTCTACAGCACCACCCCGTGCCTGATCGGCTGTGGCGTGGTGGTTGACCCCAAAGTGCTGCTGGGCGAGATCGACGGGCTGGAAAAACGCGGCATCTCCTGCGGTAACCTGCGCATCGACCCGCGCGCCCATGTCATCATGCCCTGGCACATCGCGCTGGACGGCCTCTCCGAGCAGGCGCGCGGCGCGTCCGATATCGGCACCACCAAATGCGGCATCGGTCCGAGTTATATGGATAAGGCCGAGCGCTGCGGTCTGCGCATCTACGACCTGGTGCACCCGGAAGTCTTTACCAAAAAAGCCGCCTCGGTCGCCGCACTGAAAAACAAGATCATCACGCAGGTCTACGGCGGAAACGCGCTGGATGCGGACACCATCATTCAGGAATACATCGCCTACGGCAAGCGCCTCGCCAAATATGTGGACGATGTGTCGGTGCTGGCCTACGAGTCGGTGAAGGCGGGCAAAAACGTCCTGTTCGAGGGGGCGCAGGGCGCGCTGCTCGACATCGACCTCGGCACCTACCCGTATGTCACCTCCTCGCATCCCACGGCGGGCGGCTTCTGCACCGGCACCGGCGTGGGTCCCACGCTGCTGCAGGATATCATCGGAGTGGCGAAAGCCTACACCACCCGCGTGGGCAAAGGCCCGTTCCCGACCGAGCTCTCCGACGAAACGGGCGACACCATCCGCAACCGCGGCAATGAATTCGGCACCACCACCGGCCGCCCGCGCCGCACCGGCTGGTTCGACGCCGTGATCGTCCGCCACGCGGTGCGCATCAACGGCCTGACCGCGCTGGCGCTGAATAAGCTGGACACGCTGGCCGACCTGCCCGCCCTAAAGATCTGCACAGCATACAAACTGCCGGACGGCAGCACCACCGAGCACTTCCCCCCCACACTGGAGGAACTGGAGGGCTGCGAACCGGTGTATACGGAGTTACCGGGCTTCTCCGGCGACCTGAGCGCCTGTAAGAGCTTTGACGACCTGCCCGAAAACGCCAAAAACTACGTGCACACCATTGAAAAACTGGTGGACTGCCGCGTATCCATGGTGGGCGTCGGTCCCGACCGCGCACAAAATCTGGAACGGTAATTTTTCCTGGCGTTTCCGCCACCCGGCGAAGCAAAACAGAACCGGCAACCATAGCAAAGCCCCCGAAACAATGTTTCGGGGGCTTTGCTGCGCCATACAAAACCGGGCGGCATATCTGCCGCCCGGTTGTACACAAAAAACACAGCAGACCGCACCCTCTGTTGCCGCATGAGGAGCAGGACCTGTGCCGGCCTAACTGCCGCAGTCGTACTCTTAATAGTTTTCCGCTTTGACTTCAAAAAACGCCTTGGGATGTTTGCACACCGGGCAGATCTCCGGCGGGTTTTTGCCCACATGGATATGGCCGCATACCCGGCATTTCCAGACCACGGTACCGTCTTTCAGGAATATTTTTCCTTCTTTGAGGTTCTCAAGCAATTTATTATACCGTTCTTCATGGGTTTTTTCGATGTTGGCCACCAACGCGAATTTCGCGGCAATCTCATCAAACCCTTCCGCTTTGGCTTCTTCAGCAAAGGTCTTGTACATATCGGTCCACTCGTAGTGCTCGCCCGCCGCGGCCGATTTCAGATTGGCTTCCGTATCGCTGATGCCGCCCAGATATTCAAACCACAGCTTGGCATGCATGCGCTCGTTGCCCGCCGTCTCCTCGAAAATGGCGCCGATCTGCTGATAACCCTCTTTGGCCGCAACCTGCGAGAAATATGTATATTTGTTGCGCGCCTGGGATTCGCCGGAAAAAGCGGTCTGCAGGTTCTGCTCCGTCTTCGTGCCCTTCAGATCTTTCATGTATCAAACACTCCTTCATTTCCACACAAAATCCATCCGTCGCTGGAAAGACCCGCGCAGACTTATTTGGAATTCTCAAGGCATTTGCTGCAAACGCCCTGAAAAAACACATCTTGAGTTTCCACCGTGCAACCATCCAGCCCCTGTACGGCCAGTTGCCCGATCTCCACTGGAAAATCCATAACCGCGCCGCAGCGGGTGCAGCGGAAATGCCCGTGCACCGAGGTATCACCGTCATAACGCGCCTCACCGTCCTCGATGGAGAGCTGGCGCGCCAAATGCTCCCGTACAAACAGGCCCAAGGTGTTGTATACGGTCGTTTTGGAAAGCGACGGATTGTCCGGCAACAGCGCTTTAAACACATCGTCCGCAGTGGGATGGCTCTTGGATTCCCTCAGATATTCAAAAATGCGCAGCCGCTGCATGGAAGGACGAATCCCATGCCGCACCAGTTCGGCCGCCAAATCCGTGGTCTGGACCACTCTGCACCCCCCCCCTGCGATCGTTATGCTGTAA
Proteins encoded in this region:
- the rbr gene encoding rubrerythrin: MKDLKGTKTEQNLQTAFSGESQARNKYTYFSQVAAKEGYQQIGAIFEETAGNERMHAKLWFEYLGGISDTEANLKSAAAGEHYEWTDMYKTFAEEAKAEGFDEIAAKFALVANIEKTHEERYNKLLENLKEGKIFLKDGTVVWKCRVCGHIHVGKNPPEICPVCKHPKAFFEVKAENY
- a CDS encoding Fur family transcriptional regulator, which codes for MVQTTDLAAELVRHGIRPSMQRLRIFEYLRESKSHPTADDVFKALLPDNPSLSKTTVYNTLGLFVREHLARQLSIEDGEARYDGDTSVHGHFRCTRCGAVMDFPVEIGQLAVQGLDGCTVETQDVFFQGVCSKCLENSK
- a CDS encoding adenylosuccinate synthase, producing MPSKVVVGAQWGDEGKGKIIDILASRADVVVRSQGGNNAGHTVKSGGEVYKLHLIPSGILYSTTPCLIGCGVVVDPKVLLGEIDGLEKRGISCGNLRIDPRAHVIMPWHIALDGLSEQARGASDIGTTKCGIGPSYMDKAERCGLRIYDLVHPEVFTKKAASVAALKNKIITQVYGGNALDADTIIQEYIAYGKRLAKYVDDVSVLAYESVKAGKNVLFEGAQGALLDIDLGTYPYVTSSHPTAGGFCTGTGVGPTLLQDIIGVAKAYTTRVGKGPFPTELSDETGDTIRNRGNEFGTTTGRPRRTGWFDAVIVRHAVRINGLTALALNKLDTLADLPALKICTAYKLPDGSTTEHFPPTLEELEGCEPVYTELPGFSGDLSACKSFDDLPENAKNYVHTIEKLVDCRVSMVGVGPDRAQNLER